The stretch of DNA CCTATCACTTTTTCCGGGAGTTGCTCACGCAAAAACCAAAGGTTAAAAATGCCCAAGCCTACATTCAAGGCCCCAAATAGTAACGAAGAGTGAAAAACGCCAACAAAGGGCAGTAATAAAAAAGGAAATAAAAGGGTGGCGATCAAGGCCCCTAAATAATCAAGTGATAAAACATTAGATAGATTCTCCTCAAGGGGATAATAATCCTTTAAAATCCTGGCTAGCAAGGGAATCTCCAAGCCCGTCAGCGCACCTATCAAAGAAATCAAAATAATCATTAAGGCAGAAAATGCAGTAGCATCCGTAAAAGCAAAAGCAAAATAAAGCAATGGCACACTACTCCCCCCTATGATACCAAGCAACAACTCTACTTCTATAAATCGCAGAATCAAGTTACCTTTTGCCAGGCGAGAGACATAGGACCCCAATCCCATCGCAGCCATATAAATACCGATGGTGATGGAAAATTGTCGAATGCTATCACCGAGAAAATAACTGGAGGTAGTACTAATCAGTAATTCATAAATAATGGAACATAATCCAGCAATGAATATGCTAATAATAAGTACTAGTTTTTCCCTGGCGGCCTTTCCTTGCGTCATGGTGTAAAAGTACTAATTCTTTACAATCAAAAGGGCATCTTTCCGCAGCCATAACCAGCGGTAATAGGGAAAGCGCTGTAGCGTTTCATAGCCGTCCACAGGACCAAAGGTGATTAGGTAGGTATCATCCGTTACCCACCAAAAGGAACGGCCCTCCGACTGAACAGGGTTTTTATGGTAATTGTACCAGGCATTATATTCATAACCAGCATCCATCTCTTGGATGCCAACCCCAGCGTCCTGAAGCCATTGATAGGCTTCCTTTCTGGCACGGTTCCAATTGAGGTAGTCCTTGGTGGCAAAAACACTGAATAGGCCAAAAAGGAGCAAGGGTACAAGGGACCCCAGGTTTTGGCGAAGGTCAGGTACTTTGACCCAGGGAGCCAGGAGGTAAAAAAAAGAAACCATCGACAATAAAATATACCTATCGAAAAAACTGAAAATCGAAATGACGGCGAGGTAAAGTACATTGATCAATATGAGCCAACGGAAAAGTGGCTTTTGTAAAGGGGCCAACCCAGACCATTCCCTGAATACCAAAAGACTAATGAAGGTGCCGCTGAGTTGCCCCAGGTATTGAAGCAGGTATAAACAAAAAGAGGGCCAACGAGGCGTATTTTCTAATCCGAGGGTATATACATCCATTAACAACTCGGGACCGAGCCCCCAGTTAAACCAAATATTCCCACCAAAGGGGAATGTTTTTTGGACTTTCCACAAAACCAACAACACCAGCATATTCAGGGAAAAGACAAGAAGAACACTTTTGGCTTTAAAAAGGCCGCTTTTTTGCATGGATGGCCATAAAAAAGGTAATACTGGCAGTGCAAAAACACCTAAATAGATAAAGGTTTTTAGGAAACGAGCTGCCCAGGTACTTAAAACGCCTATAGGAGCTTGAATTAAGGAGGAGAAATAAAGACTAGAAACAGGGAGGTAATGAGCTGTGATGCCCAGTGCTGGCTTAATTCCCTTCTCCATGCCAATATATGCACCAATAGCCATAATTATTAGCAAAACCATCCAGCTAATCCGGGAAGTCAACTTCCTTGGCTGAACTAATAGGTAAATGGCAAACCCTGGCAATAATAAAATACCCGGCTGCCGAATCGCATAGGCTCCTATAGCCACCAAGCTGGCACCAAACAGTGCCACGCTACGCCCGGTTTCTGCATAAGCAAAAAATAAACGAATGCTCAAAAGGCATAAAAACAGAAAAGGAACATCCGTCATAAAGGAAAAACTGAGATTGAAAAAGAGAGGTGAAAACATGAAGGCTAAACTCAACACAAAACAGCCCTTTTTATCTATTGCTTGCGCGCTCAGCTCCCTATGAAATACCCATAAGGTACATCCACCCAACAACAATACGCCTAATCGGAGATAGCTAAAGCTAAAATGGCCAAAAGGGATACAGCTGAGATATCCCCAGAGTACTTGCAACAGTATATTGGGTGCAAATTGCCCCTGCATTTCAAAATGCCCTGTTTGCAACCATTGTTTTACCGGATAGGCATATTGCCAATCATCGTTGAGCGGGAAGTCGCCTATTGGATTGACGCATAGGATGAGTAGCAGCCAAAGGAGGATTAAAGGGAGGGGGAAGTTGGAAGTCGGAAGTCGGAAGGTGGGAGCTTGAGATGTCGAAAAGAGAGGAAGTTTGGAAGTGAAAAGTTGGAAGGACTGAAGTAGGAATGTACTAAGGCGGAGAAAAGGTGCTTGATAGCGGTCTGAAAATCCTGCTTTCCGACTGTCGGCTTCCTCCCTCATTGTGCAAATTTTTTGAAGTTTAGACGGGTGGCTAGAAGGGTATTTCATGCTATTGGATTGCTTTTTTACGGCTGTATATTTTAGTGCTTAGAAAACTCCAATGGAACGGAATCCCAAAACCAGCTATGCATTCTAGTGGAGAGATCCTCCTCAATATAAGTTTTTATGCGATCATTAGGGCCAAATTTG from Saprospiraceae bacterium encodes:
- a CDS encoding glycosyltransferase family 39 protein → MREEADSRKAGFSDRYQAPFLRLSTFLLQSFQLFTSKLPLFSTSQAPTFRLPTSNFPLPLILLWLLLILCVNPIGDFPLNDDWQYAYPVKQWLQTGHFEMQGQFAPNILLQVLWGYLSCIPFGHFSFSYLRLGVLLLGGCTLWVFHRELSAQAIDKKGCFVLSLAFMFSPLFFNLSFSFMTDVPFLFLCLLSIRLFFAYAETGRSVALFGASLVAIGAYAIRQPGILLLPGFAIYLLVQPRKLTSRISWMVLLIIMAIGAYIGMEKGIKPALGITAHYLPVSSLYFSSLIQAPIGVLSTWAARFLKTFIYLGVFALPVLPFLWPSMQKSGLFKAKSVLLVFSLNMLVLLVLWKVQKTFPFGGNIWFNWGLGPELLMDVYTLGLENTPRWPSFCLYLLQYLGQLSGTFISLLVFREWSGLAPLQKPLFRWLILINVLYLAVISIFSFFDRYILLSMVSFFYLLAPWVKVPDLRQNLGSLVPLLLFGLFSVFATKDYLNWNRARKEAYQWLQDAGVGIQEMDAGYEYNAWYNYHKNPVQSEGRSFWWVTDDTYLITFGPVDGYETLQRFPYYRWLWLRKDALLIVKN